One Alphaproteobacteria bacterium DNA window includes the following coding sequences:
- the rpoZ gene encoding DNA-directed RNA polymerase subunit omega, whose protein sequence is MARVTVEDCILLVPNRFELVMMAGQRAREIASGAALHVDRDRDKNPVVALREIAEEKLSLEGMKESLVKGYQRRVDSDSSEEELKELMAEEQKWATAAAAMAEGMAGADEDEEDDEEGAADEELNEVQFEDASPDDLKE, encoded by the coding sequence ATGGCACGCGTTACCGTTGAAGATTGCATTTTACTTGTTCCTAATCGTTTTGAATTGGTGATGATGGCTGGACAGCGCGCACGCGAAATCGCATCTGGCGCAGCGCTGCACGTTGACCGCGACCGCGATAAAAATCCGGTGGTAGCGCTTCGCGAGATTGCTGAAGAAAAACTCAGCCTTGAGGGCATGAAGGAAAGCCTTGTGAAAGGTTACCAACGCCGCGTTGACAGTGACAGCAGCGAAGAAGAACTAAAGGAATTGATGGCGGAAGAACAAAAATGGGCAACCGCTGCCGCAGCAATGGCCGAAGGCATGGCTGGCGCTGATGAAGATGAAGAAGATGATGAAGAAGGCGCAGCCGATGAAGAATTGAACGAAGTTCAATTCGAAGACGCATCACCCGATGATCTTAAGGAATAA